A single genomic interval of Hippoglossus stenolepis isolate QCI-W04-F060 chromosome 24, HSTE1.2, whole genome shotgun sequence harbors:
- the LOC118103169 gene encoding receptor-type tyrosine-protein phosphatase-like N isoform X2, with protein MRSPRLWAALCLLLTASCRLCAAARHGCLFEKRLCPRDQLCNDDGLFGQCQAPHQEPVQYQVSVPVLHKLQEVLKDLMVQGLTWRDDITQAIINRELSRVPTIGSSSKVPKQASKQASRLPGSAQQRVQGPEEPADPEMMQQFVDYMILDPSRSSVHMQTPLLDPYTYHQQYGYQEEEERSLNSLDDNPAFPLLASRPRSRGNLLDQDRQLLQNLLSFYLTSPSSSSSSSSSSSSSPVQSLSRNRGAVAAAAAAAAAASGFPSPLSSSSSSSSSSSSFFPELDFPLDYGEDYVSQMSQLSKQQQQEQAEKKTQKDYNALSGLDEHSLQRLALLLDHYGLDMKDLSPEQKDNVPAALKQLQLDTSYAHKQTKDKFGNDGTGSKITEGSVGQKMVAPEAPPSTAKSPKAEGPQKEMTPAAASSQDEVGKKELAAKAEEYGYIVTNQSPLSLNDGVRLLERLSERMGLSTGSFINISVVGPAITFRIRPNSNNLTAGDVAKTAVAEKNFLETETGLKVLQGGVGERNDGKALPLATRVQPGSRWVFATLVAMASIGGILVAAMTIACLRHHAHRLAAKKLGLGPEGGSFSHQEYQDLCRQHMASKGAFGRLEAAALGAVGGASGGGAGAAGVGAGAVGGGGADSRVSSVSSQFSDGAQPSPGSHSSTPSWCEEPAQANMDISTGHMILAYMEDHLRNKDRLMKEWEALCSYTAEPSVVSAAQSDANAKKNRCPDSVPYDHSRVKLKEINPSRSDYINASTIIEHDPRMPAYIATQGPQSHTISDFWQMVWENGCTVIVMMTALVEDGEKQCDRYWPDEGSSLYHIYEVNLVSEHIWCNDFLVRSFYLKNVQTQETRTLTQFHFLSWPAQGIPTSTRPLLDFRRKVNKCYRGRSCPIIVHCSDGTGRTGTYILIDMVLNRMAKGVKEIDIAATLEHVRDQRPGMVRTKDQFEFALTAVAEEVNAILKALPQ; from the exons GCTGCTTGTTTGAGAAGAGGCTCTGTCCCAGGGATCAGCTGTGCAACGACG ATGGTTTGTTCGGACAGTGCCAGGCTCCTCACCAGGAGCCCGTCCAGTACCAGGTGTCTGTTCCAGTCCTGCACAAACTCCAGGAAGTCCTCAAAGACCTGATGGTGCAAG GTCTGACGTGGAGGGATGACATCACGCAGGCAATTATTAACCGAGAGCTGAGTCGTGTTCCCACCATCGGCTCCTCCTCTAAAGTCCCAAAGCAGGCGTCCAAACA GGCCTCCAGACTGCCGGGCTCCGCTCAGCAGAGGGTTCAGGGGCCCGAGGAACCAGCCGACCCTGAGATGATGCAACAGTTTGTGGACTACATGATCCTGGATCCCTCCCGCTCCTCCGTGCACATGCAGACGCCCCTGCTGGACCCGTACACCTACCACCAG cagtatGGTTaccaagaggaggaggaacgcTCCCTCAACTCCCTGGACGATAATCCAGCCTTCCCGCTCCTCGCCTCTCGCCCAAGATCCAGGGGAAACCTCCTGGACCAAGACCGTCAGCTTCTCCAAAACCTGCTGTCCTTTTACCTtacctccccttcctcctcctcttcctcatcctcctcctcttcgtcctctccCGTGCAGTCCCTCTCCCGTAACAGGggagcagtggcagcagcagcagcagcagcagcagcggcgtcAGGTTTCCCctctccgctctcctcctcatcctcatcctcctcctcgtcgtcctccTTCTTCCCGGAGCTAGACTTCCCTCTGGACTACGGCGAAGACTACGTTTCCCAGATGTCCCAGctcagcaaacagcagcagcaggaacaggcAGAGAAGAAGACGCAGAAGGACTACAACGCCCTGTCAGGACTGGATG AGCACTCTCTGCAGAGACTGGCTCTGCTGCTCGACCACTACGGCCTTGACATGAAGGATCTGTCCCCCGAGCAGAAAGACAACGTGCCCGCCGctctgaagcagctgcagctggacaccTCCTacgctcacaaacaaaccaaag aTAAATTTGGAAACGATGGTACAGGAAGCAAG ATCACAGAGGGTTCAGTGGGCCAAAAGATGGTCGCTCCAGAGGCTCCTCCCTCCACCGCCAAGTCCCCCAAAGCAGAGGGGCCCCAGAAAGAGATGACCCCCGCCGCGGCATCCAGCCAGGACGAAGTGGGGAAGAAGGAACTGGCGGCCAAGGCGGAGGAGTACGGCTACATCGTCACCAACCAGAG CCCCCTCAGTCTGAACGACGGGGTGCGACTGCTGGAGCGGCTGTCAGAGAGGATGGGCCTCTCCACCGGCTCCTTCATCAACATCAG CGTCGTCGGACCTGCCATCACCTTCAGGATCCGGCCCAACTCCAACAACCTGACAGCGGGAGACGTGGCAAAGACTGCAG TTGCAGAGAAGAACTTCCTGGAGACGGAGACGGGCCTGAAGGTGCTGCAGGGCGGCGTCGGAGAG AGGAATGATGGGAAAGCGTTGCCCCTGGCGACCCGAGTCCAGCCCGGCTCCCGCTGGGTGTTTGCCACGCTGGTGGCCATGGCCTCTATCGGCGGCATCCTGGTGGCGGCCATGACCATCGCCTGCCTGCGCCACCACGCCCACCGACTGGCGGCGAAGAAGCTCGGCCTGGGACCAGAGGGAGGCAGCTTCAGCCACCAGGAGTACCAG GACCTGTGTCGCCAGCACATGGCCTCCAAAGGCGCCTTCGGACGCCTGGAAGCCGCCGCCCTGGGCGCCGTTGGGGGAGCGAGTGGAGGAGGCGCAGGAGCGGCCGGTGTTGGGGCAGGAGCAGTGGGCGGTGGCGGTGCGGACTCGAGGGTGAGCAGCGTGTCGTCCCAGTTCAGCGACGGAGCCCAGCCCAGTCCCGGCTCCCACAGCAGCACGCCGTCGTGGTGCGAGGAGCCCGCACAGGCCAACATGGACATCTCCACGGGTCACATGATACTG GCCTACATGGAGGACCACCTGAGGAACAAGGACCGTCTGATGAAGGAGTGGGAGGCTCTGTGCTCCTACACGGCGGAGCCCAGCGtcgtctctgcagctcagagcgaCGCCAACGCCAAGAAGAACCGCTGCCCCGACTCTGTGCCCT ATGATCACTCCAGGGTCAAACTGAAAGAGATCAACCCCTCACGGTCCGACTACATCAATGCCAGCACCATA ATTGAGCACGACCCGCGGATGCCGGCCTACATCGCCACCCAGGGCCCCCAGTCGCACACCATCTCTGACTTCTGGCAG ATGGTCTGGGAGAACGGCTGCACTGTGATCGTGATGATGACGGCTCTGGTGGAGGACGGAGAGAAACAGTGTGACCGCTACTGGCCCGATGAAGGCTCGTCCCTCTACCACATCTATGAG GTAAACTTGGTGTCGGAGCACATCTGGTGCAACGACTTCTTGGTGAGAAGTTTCTACCTGAAGAACGTGCAGACCCAGGAGACCAGGACCCTCACCCAGTTCCACTTCCTCAGCTGGCCGGCTCAGGGCATCCCCACCTCCACACGGCCCCTGCTGGACTTCCGCAG GAAGGTGAATAAGTGCTACAGGGGACGATCCTGCCCCATCATCGTGCACTGCAG TGACGGTACGGGCCGGACTGGGACTTACATCCTGATTGACATGGTTCTGAATCGCATGGCTAAAG GTGTGAAAGAGATCGACATCGCCGCAACACTGGAGCACGTCCGCGACCAGAGGCCTGGGATGGTTCGCACCAAG GACCAGTTTGAGTTCGCGCTGACCGCCGTCGCAGAGGAGGTCAACGCCATCCTCAAAGCTCTGCCCCAGTGA
- the LOC118103169 gene encoding receptor-type tyrosine-protein phosphatase-like N isoform X3 produces MRSPRLWAALCLLLTASCRLCAAARHGCLFEKRLCPRDQLCNDDGLFGQCQAPHQEPVQYQVSVPVLHKLQEVLKDLMVQGLTWRDDITQAIINRELSRVPTIGSSSKVPKQASKQASRLPGSAQQRVQGPEEPADPEMMQQFVDYMILDPSRSSVHMQTPLLDPYTYHQQQYGYQEEEERSLNSLDDNPAFPLLASRPRSRGNLLDQDRQLLQNLLSFYLTSPSSSSSSSSSSSSSPVQSLSRNRGAVAAAAAAAAAASGFPSPLSSSSSSSSSSSSFFPELDFPLDYGEDYVSQMSQLSKQQQQEQAEKKTQKDYNALSGLDEHSLQRLALLLDHYGLDMKDLSPEQKDNVPAALKQLQLDTSYAHKQTKDKFGNDGTGSKITEGSVGQKMVAPEAPPSTAKSPKAEGPQKEMTPAAASSQDEVGKKELAAKAEEYGYIVTNQSVVGPAITFRIRPNSNNLTAGDVAKTAVAEKNFLETETGLKVLQGGVGERNDGKALPLATRVQPGSRWVFATLVAMASIGGILVAAMTIACLRHHAHRLAAKKLGLGPEGGSFSHQEYQDLCRQHMASKGAFGRLEAAALGAVGGASGGGAGAAGVGAGAVGGGGADSRVSSVSSQFSDGAQPSPGSHSSTPSWCEEPAQANMDISTGHMILAYMEDHLRNKDRLMKEWEALCSYTAEPSVVSAAQSDANAKKNRCPDSVPYDHSRVKLKEINPSRSDYINASTIIEHDPRMPAYIATQGPQSHTISDFWQMVWENGCTVIVMMTALVEDGEKQCDRYWPDEGSSLYHIYEVNLVSEHIWCNDFLVRSFYLKNVQTQETRTLTQFHFLSWPAQGIPTSTRPLLDFRRKVNKCYRGRSCPIIVHCSDGTGRTGTYILIDMVLNRMAKGVKEIDIAATLEHVRDQRPGMVRTKDQFEFALTAVAEEVNAILKALPQ; encoded by the exons GCTGCTTGTTTGAGAAGAGGCTCTGTCCCAGGGATCAGCTGTGCAACGACG ATGGTTTGTTCGGACAGTGCCAGGCTCCTCACCAGGAGCCCGTCCAGTACCAGGTGTCTGTTCCAGTCCTGCACAAACTCCAGGAAGTCCTCAAAGACCTGATGGTGCAAG GTCTGACGTGGAGGGATGACATCACGCAGGCAATTATTAACCGAGAGCTGAGTCGTGTTCCCACCATCGGCTCCTCCTCTAAAGTCCCAAAGCAGGCGTCCAAACA GGCCTCCAGACTGCCGGGCTCCGCTCAGCAGAGGGTTCAGGGGCCCGAGGAACCAGCCGACCCTGAGATGATGCAACAGTTTGTGGACTACATGATCCTGGATCCCTCCCGCTCCTCCGTGCACATGCAGACGCCCCTGCTGGACCCGTACACCTACCACCAG cagcagtatGGTTaccaagaggaggaggaacgcTCCCTCAACTCCCTGGACGATAATCCAGCCTTCCCGCTCCTCGCCTCTCGCCCAAGATCCAGGGGAAACCTCCTGGACCAAGACCGTCAGCTTCTCCAAAACCTGCTGTCCTTTTACCTtacctccccttcctcctcctcttcctcatcctcctcctcttcgtcctctccCGTGCAGTCCCTCTCCCGTAACAGGggagcagtggcagcagcagcagcagcagcagcagcggcgtcAGGTTTCCCctctccgctctcctcctcatcctcatcctcctcctcgtcgtcctccTTCTTCCCGGAGCTAGACTTCCCTCTGGACTACGGCGAAGACTACGTTTCCCAGATGTCCCAGctcagcaaacagcagcagcaggaacaggcAGAGAAGAAGACGCAGAAGGACTACAACGCCCTGTCAGGACTGGATG AGCACTCTCTGCAGAGACTGGCTCTGCTGCTCGACCACTACGGCCTTGACATGAAGGATCTGTCCCCCGAGCAGAAAGACAACGTGCCCGCCGctctgaagcagctgcagctggacaccTCCTacgctcacaaacaaaccaaag aTAAATTTGGAAACGATGGTACAGGAAGCAAG ATCACAGAGGGTTCAGTGGGCCAAAAGATGGTCGCTCCAGAGGCTCCTCCCTCCACCGCCAAGTCCCCCAAAGCAGAGGGGCCCCAGAAAGAGATGACCCCCGCCGCGGCATCCAGCCAGGACGAAGTGGGGAAGAAGGAACTGGCGGCCAAGGCGGAGGAGTACGGCTACATCGTCACCAACCAGAG CGTCGTCGGACCTGCCATCACCTTCAGGATCCGGCCCAACTCCAACAACCTGACAGCGGGAGACGTGGCAAAGACTGCAG TTGCAGAGAAGAACTTCCTGGAGACGGAGACGGGCCTGAAGGTGCTGCAGGGCGGCGTCGGAGAG AGGAATGATGGGAAAGCGTTGCCCCTGGCGACCCGAGTCCAGCCCGGCTCCCGCTGGGTGTTTGCCACGCTGGTGGCCATGGCCTCTATCGGCGGCATCCTGGTGGCGGCCATGACCATCGCCTGCCTGCGCCACCACGCCCACCGACTGGCGGCGAAGAAGCTCGGCCTGGGACCAGAGGGAGGCAGCTTCAGCCACCAGGAGTACCAG GACCTGTGTCGCCAGCACATGGCCTCCAAAGGCGCCTTCGGACGCCTGGAAGCCGCCGCCCTGGGCGCCGTTGGGGGAGCGAGTGGAGGAGGCGCAGGAGCGGCCGGTGTTGGGGCAGGAGCAGTGGGCGGTGGCGGTGCGGACTCGAGGGTGAGCAGCGTGTCGTCCCAGTTCAGCGACGGAGCCCAGCCCAGTCCCGGCTCCCACAGCAGCACGCCGTCGTGGTGCGAGGAGCCCGCACAGGCCAACATGGACATCTCCACGGGTCACATGATACTG GCCTACATGGAGGACCACCTGAGGAACAAGGACCGTCTGATGAAGGAGTGGGAGGCTCTGTGCTCCTACACGGCGGAGCCCAGCGtcgtctctgcagctcagagcgaCGCCAACGCCAAGAAGAACCGCTGCCCCGACTCTGTGCCCT ATGATCACTCCAGGGTCAAACTGAAAGAGATCAACCCCTCACGGTCCGACTACATCAATGCCAGCACCATA ATTGAGCACGACCCGCGGATGCCGGCCTACATCGCCACCCAGGGCCCCCAGTCGCACACCATCTCTGACTTCTGGCAG ATGGTCTGGGAGAACGGCTGCACTGTGATCGTGATGATGACGGCTCTGGTGGAGGACGGAGAGAAACAGTGTGACCGCTACTGGCCCGATGAAGGCTCGTCCCTCTACCACATCTATGAG GTAAACTTGGTGTCGGAGCACATCTGGTGCAACGACTTCTTGGTGAGAAGTTTCTACCTGAAGAACGTGCAGACCCAGGAGACCAGGACCCTCACCCAGTTCCACTTCCTCAGCTGGCCGGCTCAGGGCATCCCCACCTCCACACGGCCCCTGCTGGACTTCCGCAG GAAGGTGAATAAGTGCTACAGGGGACGATCCTGCCCCATCATCGTGCACTGCAG TGACGGTACGGGCCGGACTGGGACTTACATCCTGATTGACATGGTTCTGAATCGCATGGCTAAAG GTGTGAAAGAGATCGACATCGCCGCAACACTGGAGCACGTCCGCGACCAGAGGCCTGGGATGGTTCGCACCAAG GACCAGTTTGAGTTCGCGCTGACCGCCGTCGCAGAGGAGGTCAACGCCATCCTCAAAGCTCTGCCCCAGTGA
- the LOC118103169 gene encoding receptor-type tyrosine-protein phosphatase-like N isoform X1, with product MRSPRLWAALCLLLTASCRLCAAARHGCLFEKRLCPRDQLCNDDGLFGQCQAPHQEPVQYQVSVPVLHKLQEVLKDLMVQGLTWRDDITQAIINRELSRVPTIGSSSKVPKQASKQASRLPGSAQQRVQGPEEPADPEMMQQFVDYMILDPSRSSVHMQTPLLDPYTYHQQQYGYQEEEERSLNSLDDNPAFPLLASRPRSRGNLLDQDRQLLQNLLSFYLTSPSSSSSSSSSSSSSPVQSLSRNRGAVAAAAAAAAAASGFPSPLSSSSSSSSSSSSFFPELDFPLDYGEDYVSQMSQLSKQQQQEQAEKKTQKDYNALSGLDEHSLQRLALLLDHYGLDMKDLSPEQKDNVPAALKQLQLDTSYAHKQTKDKFGNDGTGSKITEGSVGQKMVAPEAPPSTAKSPKAEGPQKEMTPAAASSQDEVGKKELAAKAEEYGYIVTNQSPLSLNDGVRLLERLSERMGLSTGSFINISVVGPAITFRIRPNSNNLTAGDVAKTAVAEKNFLETETGLKVLQGGVGERNDGKALPLATRVQPGSRWVFATLVAMASIGGILVAAMTIACLRHHAHRLAAKKLGLGPEGGSFSHQEYQDLCRQHMASKGAFGRLEAAALGAVGGASGGGAGAAGVGAGAVGGGGADSRVSSVSSQFSDGAQPSPGSHSSTPSWCEEPAQANMDISTGHMILAYMEDHLRNKDRLMKEWEALCSYTAEPSVVSAAQSDANAKKNRCPDSVPYDHSRVKLKEINPSRSDYINASTIIEHDPRMPAYIATQGPQSHTISDFWQMVWENGCTVIVMMTALVEDGEKQCDRYWPDEGSSLYHIYEVNLVSEHIWCNDFLVRSFYLKNVQTQETRTLTQFHFLSWPAQGIPTSTRPLLDFRRKVNKCYRGRSCPIIVHCSDGTGRTGTYILIDMVLNRMAKGVKEIDIAATLEHVRDQRPGMVRTKDQFEFALTAVAEEVNAILKALPQ from the exons GCTGCTTGTTTGAGAAGAGGCTCTGTCCCAGGGATCAGCTGTGCAACGACG ATGGTTTGTTCGGACAGTGCCAGGCTCCTCACCAGGAGCCCGTCCAGTACCAGGTGTCTGTTCCAGTCCTGCACAAACTCCAGGAAGTCCTCAAAGACCTGATGGTGCAAG GTCTGACGTGGAGGGATGACATCACGCAGGCAATTATTAACCGAGAGCTGAGTCGTGTTCCCACCATCGGCTCCTCCTCTAAAGTCCCAAAGCAGGCGTCCAAACA GGCCTCCAGACTGCCGGGCTCCGCTCAGCAGAGGGTTCAGGGGCCCGAGGAACCAGCCGACCCTGAGATGATGCAACAGTTTGTGGACTACATGATCCTGGATCCCTCCCGCTCCTCCGTGCACATGCAGACGCCCCTGCTGGACCCGTACACCTACCACCAG cagcagtatGGTTaccaagaggaggaggaacgcTCCCTCAACTCCCTGGACGATAATCCAGCCTTCCCGCTCCTCGCCTCTCGCCCAAGATCCAGGGGAAACCTCCTGGACCAAGACCGTCAGCTTCTCCAAAACCTGCTGTCCTTTTACCTtacctccccttcctcctcctcttcctcatcctcctcctcttcgtcctctccCGTGCAGTCCCTCTCCCGTAACAGGggagcagtggcagcagcagcagcagcagcagcagcggcgtcAGGTTTCCCctctccgctctcctcctcatcctcatcctcctcctcgtcgtcctccTTCTTCCCGGAGCTAGACTTCCCTCTGGACTACGGCGAAGACTACGTTTCCCAGATGTCCCAGctcagcaaacagcagcagcaggaacaggcAGAGAAGAAGACGCAGAAGGACTACAACGCCCTGTCAGGACTGGATG AGCACTCTCTGCAGAGACTGGCTCTGCTGCTCGACCACTACGGCCTTGACATGAAGGATCTGTCCCCCGAGCAGAAAGACAACGTGCCCGCCGctctgaagcagctgcagctggacaccTCCTacgctcacaaacaaaccaaag aTAAATTTGGAAACGATGGTACAGGAAGCAAG ATCACAGAGGGTTCAGTGGGCCAAAAGATGGTCGCTCCAGAGGCTCCTCCCTCCACCGCCAAGTCCCCCAAAGCAGAGGGGCCCCAGAAAGAGATGACCCCCGCCGCGGCATCCAGCCAGGACGAAGTGGGGAAGAAGGAACTGGCGGCCAAGGCGGAGGAGTACGGCTACATCGTCACCAACCAGAG CCCCCTCAGTCTGAACGACGGGGTGCGACTGCTGGAGCGGCTGTCAGAGAGGATGGGCCTCTCCACCGGCTCCTTCATCAACATCAG CGTCGTCGGACCTGCCATCACCTTCAGGATCCGGCCCAACTCCAACAACCTGACAGCGGGAGACGTGGCAAAGACTGCAG TTGCAGAGAAGAACTTCCTGGAGACGGAGACGGGCCTGAAGGTGCTGCAGGGCGGCGTCGGAGAG AGGAATGATGGGAAAGCGTTGCCCCTGGCGACCCGAGTCCAGCCCGGCTCCCGCTGGGTGTTTGCCACGCTGGTGGCCATGGCCTCTATCGGCGGCATCCTGGTGGCGGCCATGACCATCGCCTGCCTGCGCCACCACGCCCACCGACTGGCGGCGAAGAAGCTCGGCCTGGGACCAGAGGGAGGCAGCTTCAGCCACCAGGAGTACCAG GACCTGTGTCGCCAGCACATGGCCTCCAAAGGCGCCTTCGGACGCCTGGAAGCCGCCGCCCTGGGCGCCGTTGGGGGAGCGAGTGGAGGAGGCGCAGGAGCGGCCGGTGTTGGGGCAGGAGCAGTGGGCGGTGGCGGTGCGGACTCGAGGGTGAGCAGCGTGTCGTCCCAGTTCAGCGACGGAGCCCAGCCCAGTCCCGGCTCCCACAGCAGCACGCCGTCGTGGTGCGAGGAGCCCGCACAGGCCAACATGGACATCTCCACGGGTCACATGATACTG GCCTACATGGAGGACCACCTGAGGAACAAGGACCGTCTGATGAAGGAGTGGGAGGCTCTGTGCTCCTACACGGCGGAGCCCAGCGtcgtctctgcagctcagagcgaCGCCAACGCCAAGAAGAACCGCTGCCCCGACTCTGTGCCCT ATGATCACTCCAGGGTCAAACTGAAAGAGATCAACCCCTCACGGTCCGACTACATCAATGCCAGCACCATA ATTGAGCACGACCCGCGGATGCCGGCCTACATCGCCACCCAGGGCCCCCAGTCGCACACCATCTCTGACTTCTGGCAG ATGGTCTGGGAGAACGGCTGCACTGTGATCGTGATGATGACGGCTCTGGTGGAGGACGGAGAGAAACAGTGTGACCGCTACTGGCCCGATGAAGGCTCGTCCCTCTACCACATCTATGAG GTAAACTTGGTGTCGGAGCACATCTGGTGCAACGACTTCTTGGTGAGAAGTTTCTACCTGAAGAACGTGCAGACCCAGGAGACCAGGACCCTCACCCAGTTCCACTTCCTCAGCTGGCCGGCTCAGGGCATCCCCACCTCCACACGGCCCCTGCTGGACTTCCGCAG GAAGGTGAATAAGTGCTACAGGGGACGATCCTGCCCCATCATCGTGCACTGCAG TGACGGTACGGGCCGGACTGGGACTTACATCCTGATTGACATGGTTCTGAATCGCATGGCTAAAG GTGTGAAAGAGATCGACATCGCCGCAACACTGGAGCACGTCCGCGACCAGAGGCCTGGGATGGTTCGCACCAAG GACCAGTTTGAGTTCGCGCTGACCGCCGTCGCAGAGGAGGTCAACGCCATCCTCAAAGCTCTGCCCCAGTGA